A genome region from Buchnera aphidicola (Chaetogeoica yunlongensis) includes the following:
- the rsxC gene encoding electron transport complex subunit RsxC, which translates to MVNNSIQDNRLLEIIDLTLPEKFFVLVSFKAISNNLLRVKIGDKVLRGQILALGNYYLSPIHSPSSGIVVDIVHNYLFFSDTFFSAVIILSDGKDQWVSRIPIMHDYKKFSSSQLIELIYNFGIVGLSGSGFMSSKKLKYAIGKVHTLVVNAVESEPWVTSDDCLIQNFSEEIIQGCKILTWILKIKKVLIVLSKGKLISFNILKKKVFYYSHFKLLTVKNKYPAGSSKQLIKTLFGKEIPEGKHSIDLGIIMYNVSTVRAIKRAVLNGEPLTERIITLSGNGLSISKNILVRIGTPIKHILAYFCMNSNQLEIRIGGPMTGIILKNLNFSILKVNNCILFSSVLKNKFNYLKEQNCIRCKACSNVCPMGLLPEELYWYSRYLNHDKSKKYKILDCIECGLCEQVCPSHIPLMSYYRREKKQIFITNLNKTKAKIFKDLFLIRQDRLNREKINNDNVIFSQYISCKKFKLKIKNIKN; encoded by the coding sequence ATGGTTAATAATTCAATACAAGATAACAGATTATTAGAAATTATAGATTTAACTTTGCCAGAAAAATTTTTTGTATTGGTTAGTTTTAAAGCAATTTCTAATAATTTATTACGTGTTAAAATTGGAGATAAAGTATTACGTGGTCAAATATTAGCATTAGGAAATTATTATTTATCTCCAATTCATTCTCCCAGTTCAGGCATTGTGGTTGATATTGTGCATAATTATTTATTTTTCTCAGATACGTTTTTTTCTGCAGTGATAATTTTATCTGATGGAAAAGATCAATGGGTTAGTCGTATACCAATAATGCATGATTATAAAAAATTTAGTTCTAGTCAGTTAATTGAATTGATTTATAATTTTGGTATAGTGGGATTAAGTGGTTCAGGTTTTATGTCTTCTAAAAAGTTAAAATATGCTATTGGAAAAGTTCATACTTTGGTAGTTAATGCAGTAGAAAGTGAACCTTGGGTAACTTCTGATGATTGTTTAATACAAAATTTTTCTGAAGAAATAATACAAGGTTGTAAAATTTTAACTTGGATTTTGAAGATAAAAAAAGTATTGATAGTTTTGTCTAAAGGAAAATTAATTTCATTTAATATTTTAAAAAAAAAAGTTTTTTATTATTCACATTTTAAATTATTAACTGTAAAAAATAAATATCCTGCTGGAAGTAGTAAACAATTAATAAAGACATTATTTGGAAAAGAAATACCAGAGGGTAAACATTCTATTGATTTAGGAATAATAATGTATAATGTTTCAACTGTTCGTGCAATAAAAAGAGCAGTATTAAATGGGGAACCATTAACAGAAAGAATAATTACGTTATCAGGAAATGGATTATCTATTTCCAAGAATATTTTAGTGAGAATTGGAACTCCTATTAAGCATATATTGGCTTATTTTTGCATGAATAGTAATCAGCTTGAAATAAGAATAGGTGGTCCTATGACAGGAATCATTTTAAAAAATTTAAATTTTTCAATATTAAAAGTAAATAATTGTATTTTATTTTCTTCAGTGTTAAAAAATAAATTTAATTATTTAAAAGAACAAAATTGTATTCGGTGTAAGGCATGTTCTAATGTATGTCCAATGGGCTTATTACCTGAAGAATTATATTGGTATAGTAGGTATTTAAATCATGATAAATCTAAAAAGTATAAAATTTTAGATTGTATTGAGTGTGGTTTGTGTGAACAAGTATGTCCGAGTCATATTCCTTTAATGAGTTATTATCGAAGAGAAAAAAAACAGATTTTTATCACAAATTTAAATAAAACCAAGGCTAAAATTTTTAAAGATTTGTTCTTAATACGTCAGGATAGATTAAATCGAGAAAAAATAAATAATGATAATGTTATTTTTTCTCAGTACATTTCTTGCAAGAAGTTTAAGTTAAAGATCAAAAATATAAAAAATTAA
- a CDS encoding RnfABCDGE type electron transport complex subunit D, whose protein sequence is MEDYKKKILNYTYRSTNKIMLLVIFASIPGMCTQLYFFGYGVCIQIFLSIFFSILFEIFIKILRKQNVKQVFFDNSATLTGVLIGVSLPSLSPWWLSCLGSFFSIIIAKQIYGGLGNNIFNPAMCGYAILLISFPILMTNWSFQNSCYFNLFNLYDVLSVIFFTDMKTYLSIIDKLQISHEFVTQATPLEMVRTNFLYFKNIYLLFNLDYSFQCWKWILINISFLLGGIILLFLNVICWRIPVSILLTLFIFSMLDCYLCESNMYFSFFQLFFGSTMLSAFFIATDPVTTSITNVGRVIFGIMIGFLVWLIRTFGGYPDAIAFSILLSNSIVPLLDYYIQPRVYGYVKKK, encoded by the coding sequence ATGGAAGATTACAAGAAAAAAATTTTGAATTATACTTATAGAAGTACTAATAAAATAATGCTATTAGTAATATTTGCTAGTATTCCAGGAATGTGCACACAATTGTATTTTTTTGGTTATGGAGTGTGTATTCAGATATTTCTTTCTATTTTTTTTTCTATTTTATTTGAAATTTTTATTAAAATTCTTCGAAAACAAAATGTTAAACAAGTTTTTTTTGATAATTCTGCTACTTTAACTGGTGTGTTAATTGGTGTGAGTTTACCTTCATTGTCTCCATGGTGGTTATCGTGTTTAGGTTCTTTTTTTTCTATAATAATTGCTAAACAGATATATGGAGGATTAGGAAATAATATTTTTAATCCTGCTATGTGTGGATATGCGATATTATTAATATCTTTTCCTATATTGATGACTAATTGGTCTTTTCAAAATTCTTGTTATTTTAATTTATTTAACTTATATGATGTATTATCTGTTATTTTTTTTACTGATATGAAAACTTATTTATCTATTATTGATAAATTACAGATCTCGCATGAATTTGTAACTCAAGCTACCCCTTTAGAAATGGTAAGAACTAATTTTTTATATTTTAAAAATATTTATTTATTGTTTAATTTAGATTATAGTTTTCAATGTTGGAAGTGGATATTAATTAATATTAGTTTTTTATTAGGTGGGATTATATTATTGTTTTTAAATGTAATTTGTTGGCGTATTCCAGTGAGTATTTTGTTGACTTTATTTATATTTTCCATGTTAGATTGTTATTTGTGCGAAAGTAATATGTATTTTTCTTTTTTTCAGTTATTTTTTGGAAGTACTATGTTATCTGCTTTTTTTATTGCAACAGATCCTGTTACAACTTCGATTACTAATGTTGGTAGAGTAATATTTGGAATTATGATAGGATTTTTAGTTTGGTTAATTAGAACTTTTGGGGGTTATCCAGATGCAATAGCGTTTTCTATACTATTATCAAATTCTATTGTGCCTTTATTAGATTATTATATTCAACCACGTGTATATGGATATGTTAAAAAAAAATAA
- the rsxG gene encoding electron transport complex subunit RsxG translates to MLKKNKKREIFRTAIVLGVFGFLASSYVSIIHIITKSKIQHQEAIYKNKIFNQIVPSNFYDNDINKSCFIFNNKLLGDDKNHYLWIAKKNNKMTVIIFDIIAPDGYSGSIKMMISLDIIRGKILGVRVLNHNETPGLGDKIDINISDWITKFSGVSISYKNDLYLSLKKFGGNIDQFTGATITPLSIVNSIKRIVKLMRTFPLSEILNLSPCNVYE, encoded by the coding sequence ATGTTAAAAAAAAATAAAAAACGTGAAATTTTTAGAACTGCAATTGTTTTAGGTGTTTTTGGTTTTTTAGCATCAAGTTATGTATCTATAATACATATTATTACTAAAAGTAAAATACAGCATCAAGAAGCAATATATAAAAATAAAATTTTTAATCAAATAGTTCCTTCAAATTTTTATGATAATGATATTAATAAATCGTGTTTTATTTTTAATAATAAATTATTAGGTGATGATAAAAATCATTATTTATGGATAGCTAAAAAAAATAATAAAATGACTGTGATTATTTTTGATATTATTGCTCCTGATGGTTATTCAGGTAGCATTAAGATGATGATATCTTTAGATATTATTCGTGGAAAAATTTTAGGTGTTCGAGTATTGAATCATAATGAAACTCCAGGATTAGGTGACAAAATTGATATTAATATTTCAGATTGGATTACCAAGTTTTCTGGTGTATCTATTTCTTATAAAAATGATTTGTATTTATCTCTAAAAAAGTTTGGAGGTAATATTGATCAATTTACGGGAGCAACAATTACTCCATTATCCATTGTTAATTCGATTAAACGTATAGTAAAATTAATGCGTACATTTCCATTATCTGAAATTTTAAATTTATCTCCGTGTAATGTTTATGAATAA